Proteins co-encoded in one Papaver somniferum cultivar HN1 chromosome 5, ASM357369v1, whole genome shotgun sequence genomic window:
- the LOC113284140 gene encoding F-box/LRR-repeat protein 12-like — MDFDFLKQMKNYPCKNFSTSIMNLPDDCFALILQLLNRPMDRNSFGLTCHRWLHIQNSSRRKLWFNHYHHPLAKVSPHSYSFRLTKLLTRFQQLNFLSLSHCTELPDSALSHLQIYGSNIQTLYLECCLAITDYGFSLMASGCSRLTSISLYRCNISDVGLEYLAKSCSSLQKVNLSWCGITDTGIISLGESCSSLQKLNLSNCGSVSDRGIRYLSQACRQLCSITISYCERITGVGFRGFSETLTSVEAVSCKLEPEGIQAIVSGGGLEYLDLSGLVPVVTRLDRVGGGFTKNLRVLNLRNCRDVRNTAVIKISKGCPLLQEWNLAHCHNIDLDGWKAIGSNCHNLEILHVNMCWNLRDSGLHALLSDGCRRLSKLYISNCNGRISYFTIQQFKCRRSDVKIKEKEVQGTKTKNIF; from the coding sequence ATGGATTTCGATTTTTTAAAGCAAATGAAGAATTATCCTTGCAAGAACTTTTCAACTTCAATTATGAACCTTCCAGATGACTGCTTTGCTCTTATCCTACAACTGCTTAATAGACCAATGGATCGTAATTCATTTGGTTTGACTTGTCATCGGTGGCTTCATATACAGAATTCAAGTCGACGGAAACTATGGttcaatcattatcatcatccACTTGCGAAAGTTAGCCCTCACAGCTATTCTTTTCGACTTACTAAGTTATTGACTCGTTTCCAACAGCTAAATTTTTTATCTTTATCTCACTGCACCGAGTTACCAGATTCAGCTTTATCCCACTTACAAATCTATGGATCAAACATTCAGACCCTGTATTTAGAGTGTTGCTTAGCCATTACAGACTATGGATTCTCTTTGATGGCTTCCGGATGCTCTCGTTTAACGTCTATAAGTCTGTACCGGTGTAATATTAGCGATGTTGGATTAGAATACTTGGCTAAATCTTGCTCATCTTTACAGAAGGTAAACCTTTCCTGGTGCGGAATCACTGATACAGGTATAATATCCTTGGGTGAATCATGTTCGTCCTTGCAGAAGTTGAACCTTTCAAATTGTGGGTCGGTTTCTGATAGGGGCATAAGATATCTCTCACAAGCATGCCGGCAACTCTGCTCAATCACCATCTCATACTGTGAAAGGATCACCGGCGTTGGCTTTCGTGGGTTTTCAGAAACCTTAACTTCTGTCGAAGCAGTTTCCTGTAAACTTGAACCAGAAGGTATACAAGCAATTGTTAGCGGAGGTGGGCTTGAATATCTTGACCTCTCGGGTCTTGTTCCCGTTGTGACGCGATTGGACAGGGTTGGAGGGGGATTTACGAAGAATCTACGAGTTCTTAATCTTCGAAACTGTCGTGATGTACGCAACACAGCAGTGATTAAAATTTCAAAAGGGTGTCCGTTATTACAGGAATGGAACTTAGCACATTGTCATAACATTGATCTTGATGGATGGAAAGCTATTGGGTCGAATTGTCATAACCTAGAGATACTGCATGTAAACATGTGTTGGAATTTACGTGATTCAGGGTTGCACGCATTGCTTTCTGACGGATGCAGGCGTCTATCGAAGTTATACATTTCAAATTGTAATGGTCGAATCAGTTATTTCACAATCCAGCAGTTCAAGTGCAGAAGAAGTGATGTGAAGATCAAGGAAAAGGAAGTACAGGGTACAAAAACTAAGAACATCTTCTGA
- the LOC113284150 gene encoding stearoyl-[acyl-carrier-protein] 9-desaturase, chloroplastic — protein sequence MALKLNPLTFQSPQKLPTFGFPNVANVRSPKVFMASTLRTSAKETENAKKPFTPPREVHVQVTHSMPPQKIEIFKGLEDWADDNILVHLKPVEKCWQPQDFLPDPASDGFYDQVKELRERAKEIPDDYFVCLVGDMITEEALPTYQTMLNTLDGVRDETGASPTSWARWTRAWTAEENRHGDLLNKYLYLSGRVDMKQIEKTIQYLIGSGMDPRTENNPYLGFIYTSFQERATFISHGNTARHAKEHGDLKLAQICGTIAADEKRHETAYTKISEKLFEIDPDGTVLAFADMMRKKIAMPAHLMYDGQDDNLFEHFSSVAQRLGVYTAKDYADILEFLVGRWNVAKITGLSAEGRKAQEYVCGLTPRIRRLEERAQALAKKNKQDRLVPFSWIFNKEVLL from the exons ATGGCTCTGAAACTCAATCCTCTAACATTTCAATCTCCTCAAAAGCTTCCAACTTTTGGTTTCCCAAATGTTGCCAATGTCAGGTCTCCTAAAGTTTTCATGGCTTCCACTCTCCGTACCTCCGCTAA GGAGACGGAGAATGCTAAGAAACCCTTCACCCCTCCACGCGAGGTGCATGTTCAAGTAACCCACTCCATGCCGCCTCAAAAGATTGAGATTTTCAAGGGCTTAGAAGACTGGGCAGATGACAATATCTTGGTACACTTGAAGCCTGTTGAGAAATGTTGGCAACCACAAGATTTTCTACCTGATCCAGCCTCAGATGGGTTTTATGATCAAGTCAAGGAGTTGAGAGAGAGAGCAAAGGAGATCCCCGATGATTACTTTGTTTGTCTGGTTGGGGATATGATCACGGAGGAAGCCCTTCCAACATACCAAACAATGCTTAACACTTTGGATGGAGTCAGGGATGAAACAG GCGCAAGCCCCACTTCTTGGGCTCGTTGGACAAGGGCTTGGACTGCCGAGGAGAATAGGCATGGGGACCTTCTCAACAAGTACCTCTATTTAAGTGGACGAGTAGATATGAAGCAAATTGAGAAGACAATTCAGTATCTTATCGGTTCAGGAATG GATCCTCGGACAGAAAACAACCCATATCTGGGATTCATCTACACCTCATTTCAGGAGAGAGCAACCTTTATCTCCCATGGAAACACAGCTAGGCATGCCAAGGAGCATGGGGACTTAAAACTTGCACAAATTTGTGGAACTATTGCTGCTGATGAAAAGCGTCATGAAACTGCTTATACCAAGATATCTGAAAAGCTTTTCGAGATCGACCCAGATGGTACTGTATTGGCTTTTGCTGATATGATGAGGAAGAAAATTGCAATGCCAGCTCACTTAATGTATGACGGCCAAGATGACAACCTCTTTGAGCACTTCTCATCCGTCGCTCAACGCCTTGGAGTTTACACCGCTAAAGATTATGCTGATATATTGGAATTTCTCGTGGGGAGGTGGAATGTGGCCAAAATAACTGGTCTCTCAGCTGAAGGACGGAAAGCTCAAGAATATGTCTGCGGGTTGACTCCAAGAATCAGAAGGTTGGAAGAGAGAGCTCAAGCTCTAGCAAAGAAAAACAAGCAAGATCGTCTGGTGCCTTTCAGCTGGATTTTCAATAAAGAAGTGTTGCTTTAA